CGGATGGCGTCCAGCAGCCCCTTGCCCACCACCGCCAGGGTCGACGCCACGTTGCGCGCCGCCAGAAAACCGAAGGGCACCGCAACGAGCGAAGCGATCAAGGTCCCCAGGAAGGCGATCTGCAGGCTTTCCGCCACGCCCTCGAAGACCTTGCCGGCATAGTCCCAGTTGGGCGAGAAGAGGCCGCGGAACACGGGCCCCGGATCGCCCAGCAGGGCGAACCGGACCCCCTGGAAGGCCCAGGCGTAGAGGGCGGCCAGGATCCCGAGGGCGAGGACCCACCGCCACCACGGCCGCCGCGGCGGTTCGAGCCCGGCGCGGGTGCCCGCGCCCTCGGAGACCCGGGACGTCCCGGCCTGCCGCCCACCGGCATCGCCTGGGCCGGTACCGGTGACGCGGGTCGAACCGGCTCCTGCGCCCGGATCCACGCCGGGATCGCCGGCCGGGGTGGCTGCCCCGGCACCAGCGTGGCCGCCGGCCCCCACCGCGGCTCCGGCGGGCACCGCTGCGGTGGTGCCCGCGGGCGAGCGGGCCAGGCCGGGTTCTTCCGCCATGAGGACCGGATCGCTCACCGCCCGGGCCGGCGCGCCCTCCACCAGGCGCTGGCGCCAGCGGGTGCTGATCCAGTCGACCACCACCACCAGCACGAACAGCATGACCACGATGGCCATCAGGCGGTCATAGCGGAAGAAGGTCAGCTGGGTCATCATGGTGGAGCCGATGCCGCCGGCCCCCACCAGGCCCAGCACGGTGGAGGTGCGCAGGTTGATCTCGAACATGAAGAGCGTGTAGGCGATGAAGTGGGGCAACACCTGGGGCACCACCGCGTAGACGATGCGCGCCAGGCGGGAAGCGCCCACCGCATCCAGCGCCTCCAGGGGCCCGGGGTCGATGGCTTCCACCGACTCGCTGACCAGCTTGGCCACAATGCCCGTGGAGAACAGGGTCAGGGCCAGTACGCCCGCCGTGGGACCAATGCCTACCGCAGGGACCAGAAGAGCCGCCCAGACCAGGTCGGGGATGGAACGGATGAGATTCATGATGGCGCGGGCGATTTGGTACGCCCAGCCCGTGCCCGCCACGTTGCGGGCCGAGAGGAAGCTCAGGGGGACGGCCAGGATGGCCCCCAGGGTGGTACCCAGCAGGGCCAGGCGCAGCGTCTCCAAAAGCGGCCCCACCGTCTCGGGGAGGTAGCCCCAGTCCGCCGGCCACATGCGGCCCAGCATGCGCCCCACGGTGTCGAGACCCTCCCAGAGGTCGATCAGGCTGACCTGGGTTCCCTCCGAACTCCAGATGTAAAGCAGCACCAGCACCACGAGCCAGAAGAGGGTCTCCACCCGGGCCCGCCCCGGAATCCGGGGACGGCGGCCCTGGCCCGCCGGCGCCTCCCCGCCGCCAGCGCTCGAACCCCGGGCGCGGCCGCCTGGCCCCCGGGTGCCGGGATCCCGCCAGCCTCGAACGGACAGGCTCACCGGGAGCTCCCCTCCACCGGCGCCACCGCCGCCTCCCGTGCCAGGGGCGCCGCGCCCTCCGCGCCGCCGCGAAAGTCTTCGGCGCGCACGGGCCGGCCGTAGATCTCCTCGAAGGTCTTCTCCGTGACCCCCGCGGCGGGCCCGTCGAACACCACCTGGCCGTTGCGCATGCCGATGATGCGGTCGGCGTAGGCCAGGGCCAGGTCGATGAAGTGCAGGTTGACGATGGTGGTGATGCCATCCTCGCGGTTGATCCGGCGCAGATCGCTCATCACCACGTGGGACGTGGGCGGGTCGAGGCTGGCCACCGGCTCGTCGGCCAGGATGATCTTGGGCCGCTGCGCCAGGGCCCGGGCGATGGCCACCCGCTGCTGCTGGCCGCCGGAGAGCTGGTCGGCCCGCACCCAGGCCTTGTCGGCGATCCCCACGCGGTCCAGGCATTCCAGGGCAAGGCGCACGTCTTCCCGCGGGAACCAACCCAGGAGCCCGCGCCAGGCCGGGGTATGGGCCAGGCGGCCGGCCAGCACGTTCTTGATCACCGAGGACCGCTTGACCAGGTTGAAGGTCTGGAAGACCATGCCGATCTGCGACCGCAGGCGGCGCAGCTCGGCCCCCTTCAACTTGCGCACGTCCACGCCGTCCACCAGGATCTCGCCCTCGCTGGGCTCGATCAGGCGGTTGATGCACCGCAGCAGCGTGGACTTGCCGGCACCGCTCAGGCCCACGATGACCACGAACTCGCCGGGGTTGATCTTGAGCGACACGTCCCGGAGGGCCCGCACGCCGCCCGGGTAGACCTTGCTGACGTGGCGGAACTCGATCAATGGCGTCACCCTGCCGTTGTAGGATCCAGGCGCAAGGGGACGGGGAGCCTCCCGTGCCCCCCGTCCCGCCGCGCCAGCACCGGTGTGCTCAGTCGGCCAGTTCTTCCAGGTTGATGCCCATGTCCTTGGCCACGTTGCGGATGATGTCAAAGTCGCTGTCCTTGGCGTCGGTCAGGCCCTCGATCTCATAGATGTCGAAGAGGACCTTCTTGCCCTCTTCCGTCTGGGCAATCTTGGCAAAGGCGTCGTGGATGCGCTTCTTCAGATCGTCGCTCAGCCAGCTGGCCACCGAGATGGTGTCGTTGGGGATGGGGTCGGTGTAGGCGATGACCTTCACCTTGTCCATCACGTCGGGGTAGTCGTCCTTGAGCAAGGTGCGGGCGTCTTCAAAGCTGGCGC
This is a stretch of genomic DNA from Thermaerobacter sp. PB12/4term. It encodes these proteins:
- the phnC gene encoding phosphonate ABC transporter ATP-binding protein produces the protein MIEFRHVSKVYPGGVRALRDVSLKINPGEFVVIVGLSGAGKSTLLRCINRLIEPSEGEILVDGVDVRKLKGAELRRLRSQIGMVFQTFNLVKRSSVIKNVLAGRLAHTPAWRGLLGWFPREDVRLALECLDRVGIADKAWVRADQLSGGQQQRVAIARALAQRPKIILADEPVASLDPPTSHVVMSDLRRINREDGITTIVNLHFIDLALAYADRIIGMRNGQVVFDGPAAGVTEKTFEEIYGRPVRAEDFRGGAEGAAPLAREAAVAPVEGSSR
- the phnE gene encoding phosphonate ABC transporter, permease protein PhnE → MSLSVRGWRDPGTRGPGGRARGSSAGGGEAPAGQGRRPRIPGRARVETLFWLVVLVLLYIWSSEGTQVSLIDLWEGLDTVGRMLGRMWPADWGYLPETVGPLLETLRLALLGTTLGAILAVPLSFLSARNVAGTGWAYQIARAIMNLIRSIPDLVWAALLVPAVGIGPTAGVLALTLFSTGIVAKLVSESVEAIDPGPLEALDAVGASRLARIVYAVVPQVLPHFIAYTLFMFEINLRTSTVLGLVGAGGIGSTMMTQLTFFRYDRLMAIVVMLFVLVVVVDWISTRWRQRLVEGAPARAVSDPVLMAEEPGLARSPAGTTAAVPAGAAVGAGGHAGAGAATPAGDPGVDPGAGAGSTRVTGTGPGDAGGRQAGTSRVSEGAGTRAGLEPPRRPWWRWVLALGILAALYAWAFQGVRFALLGDPGPVFRGLFSPNWDYAGKVFEGVAESLQIAFLGTLIASLVAVPFGFLAARNVASTLAVVGKGLLDAIRTFPELVLAIIFMAAVGPSPFAGVLAVGFHSIGTVGKLYSEAVEAVDREPIEALQAVGASPLMTFWHGVLPQVLPEFLSYALYRFEINIRAATVVGVIGAGGIGTSLIFNVQLRNWENVGMVLVGILATVLVVDAVSSRLRGRLV